The Nostoc cf. commune SO-36 genomic sequence AAATTCAAAAGTAACGGGCTTAAAGTTGTCAGTATGAAGATAATCTGACAAATCTTCATCTAGTAAACTTTCTAACTCTTCATCAGTTTTGATTCTAGGAAATATTTTCTTCATATTTTTTCGCCTCTTTCTCTCTCATGTAACGAGTACTGATAGGTCTAATTAACCTTTTTCCTTGCTTTTCCCGGAATGTAAATCCTACGAAAATATATTTACCTTTGATTGATACGCCTGTTGCAATAAATCTATCCTCACTTTCAGAATGCTTTATATC encodes the following:
- a CDS encoding BrnT family toxin, translated to MTEAVSGFNWDDGNIEKCQKHGVSLEEIEALFLDKSLRISPDIKHSESEDRFIATGVSIKGKYIFVGFTFREKQGKRLIRPISTRYMREKEAKKYEENIS